Proteins co-encoded in one Seriola aureovittata isolate HTS-2021-v1 ecotype China chromosome 1, ASM2101889v1, whole genome shotgun sequence genomic window:
- the isl2b gene encoding insulin gene enhancer protein isl-2b isoform X4, with translation MVDIIFSSSFLGDMGDHSKKKPGFAMCVGCGSQIHDQYILRVSPDLEWHAACLKCAECSQYLDETCTCFVRDGKTYCKRDYVRLFGIKCAKCNLGFSSSDLVMRARDNVYHIECFRCSVCSRQLLPGDEFSLREEELLCRADHSLLLERSSAGSPISPGHIHSNRPLHLADPVTVRQAPHRNHVHKQSEKTTRVRTVLNEKQLHTLRTCYNANPRPDALMKEQLVEMTGLSPRVIRVWFQNKRCKDKKKSILMKQLQQQQHSDKTNLQGLTGTPLVAGSPIRHESTVQGNPVEVQTYQPPWKALSEFALQSDLDQPAFQQLVSFSESGSLGNSSGSDVTSLSSQLPDTPNSMVPSPVET, from the exons ATGGTGGATATTATTTTCAGCTCTTCTTTCTTGGGTGATATGGGGGATCATTCCAAAA AGAAGCCAGGATTCGCGATGTGTGTAGGATGTGGAAGTCAAATCCATGACCAGTACATACTGAGAGTCTCTCCCGACCTGGAGTGGCACGCAGCCTGCCTGAAGTGCGCAGAGTGCAGCCAGTACCTGGATGAGACCTGCACTTGTTTCGTCCGGGACGGAAAAACCTATTGTAAAAGAGATTATGTAAG GCTGTTTGGAATAAAATGCGCAAAATGCAACCTGGGATTCAGCAGCAGCGACCTGGTGATGAGAGCCCGGGATAACGTGTACCACATCGAGTGTTTTCGGTGCTCGGtgtgcagcaggcagctgctgcCCGGAGACGAGTTCTCTTTGCGGGAAGAAGAGCTGCTCTGCCGGGCGGACCACAgtctgctgctggagaggagCTCCGCAGGAAGTCCCATCAGCCCCGGTCACATCCACTCCAACAGACCGCTGCACCTGGCAG ACCCGGTCACGGTGCGGCAGGCCCCGCATCGGAACCACGTCCACAAGCAGTCGGAGAAGACGACGCGGGTCAGGACGGTGCTGAACGAGAAGCAGCTCCACACGTTGCGGACCTGCTACAACGCCAACCCGAGGCCGGACGCGCTGATGAAGGAGCAGCTGGTGGAAATGACCGGCCTCAGCCCCAGGGTGATCCGGGTCTGGTTCCAGAACAAGCgctgcaaagacaaaaagaaatcaATCCTCATgaagcagctccagcagcagcagcacagtgataAGACT aaCCTGCAGGGCCTCACAGGGACGCCTCTTGTGGCTGGAAGTCCTATCCGACATGAGAGCACCGTGCAGGGAAACCCAGTGGAGGTTCAGACCTACCAGCCTCCATGGAAGGCCCTGAGTGAGTTCGCCTTGCAGAGCGACCTGGACCAGCCAGCCTTCCAACAACTG GTGTCTTTCTCTGAATCGGGCTCTCTCGGGAACTCCTCGGGCAGCGACGTGACTTCATTGTCCTCTCAGTTACCGGACACCCCCAACAGTATGGTACCCAGCCCGGTGGAGACGTGA
- the isl2b gene encoding insulin gene enhancer protein isl-2b isoform X3 has protein sequence MVDIIFSSSFLGDMGDHSKKKPGFAMCVGCGSQIHDQYILRVSPDLEWHAACLKCAECSQYLDETCTCFVRDGKTYCKRDYVRLFGIKCAKCNLGFSSSDLVMRARDNVYHIECFRCSVCSRQLLPGDEFSLREEELLCRADHSLLLERSSAGSPISPGHIHSNRPLHLAADPVTVRQAPHRNHVHKQSEKTTRVRTVLNEKQLHTLRTCYNANPRPDALMKEQLVEMTGLSPRVIRVWFQNKRCKDKKKSILMKQLQQQQHSDKTNLQGLTGTPLVAGSPIRHESTVQGNPVEVQTYQPPWKALSEFALQSDLDQPAFQQLVSFSESGSLGNSSGSDVTSLSSQLPDTPNSMVPSPVET, from the exons ATGGTGGATATTATTTTCAGCTCTTCTTTCTTGGGTGATATGGGGGATCATTCCAAAA AGAAGCCAGGATTCGCGATGTGTGTAGGATGTGGAAGTCAAATCCATGACCAGTACATACTGAGAGTCTCTCCCGACCTGGAGTGGCACGCAGCCTGCCTGAAGTGCGCAGAGTGCAGCCAGTACCTGGATGAGACCTGCACTTGTTTCGTCCGGGACGGAAAAACCTATTGTAAAAGAGATTATGTAAG GCTGTTTGGAATAAAATGCGCAAAATGCAACCTGGGATTCAGCAGCAGCGACCTGGTGATGAGAGCCCGGGATAACGTGTACCACATCGAGTGTTTTCGGTGCTCGGtgtgcagcaggcagctgctgcCCGGAGACGAGTTCTCTTTGCGGGAAGAAGAGCTGCTCTGCCGGGCGGACCACAgtctgctgctggagaggagCTCCGCAGGAAGTCCCATCAGCCCCGGTCACATCCACTCCAACAGACCGCTGCACCTGGCAG CAGACCCGGTCACGGTGCGGCAGGCCCCGCATCGGAACCACGTCCACAAGCAGTCGGAGAAGACGACGCGGGTCAGGACGGTGCTGAACGAGAAGCAGCTCCACACGTTGCGGACCTGCTACAACGCCAACCCGAGGCCGGACGCGCTGATGAAGGAGCAGCTGGTGGAAATGACCGGCCTCAGCCCCAGGGTGATCCGGGTCTGGTTCCAGAACAAGCgctgcaaagacaaaaagaaatcaATCCTCATgaagcagctccagcagcagcagcacagtgataAGACT aaCCTGCAGGGCCTCACAGGGACGCCTCTTGTGGCTGGAAGTCCTATCCGACATGAGAGCACCGTGCAGGGAAACCCAGTGGAGGTTCAGACCTACCAGCCTCCATGGAAGGCCCTGAGTGAGTTCGCCTTGCAGAGCGACCTGGACCAGCCAGCCTTCCAACAACTG GTGTCTTTCTCTGAATCGGGCTCTCTCGGGAACTCCTCGGGCAGCGACGTGACTTCATTGTCCTCTCAGTTACCGGACACCCCCAACAGTATGGTACCCAGCCCGGTGGAGACGTGA
- the isl2b gene encoding insulin gene enhancer protein isl-2b isoform X1 translates to MVDIIFSSSFLGDMGDHSKKKPGFAMCVGCGSQIHDQYILRVSPDLEWHAACLKCAECSQYLDETCTCFVRDGKTYCKRDYVRLFGIKCAKCNLGFSSSDLVMRARDNVYHIECFRCSVCSRQLLPGDEFSLREEELLCRADHSLLLERSSAGSPISPGHIHSNRPLHLAADPVTVRQAPHRNHVHKQSEKTTRVRTVLNEKQLHTLRTCYNANPRPDALMKEQLVEMTGLSPRVIRVWFQNKRCKDKKKSILMKQLQQQQHSDKTVSIFNLQGLTGTPLVAGSPIRHESTVQGNPVEVQTYQPPWKALSEFALQSDLDQPAFQQLVSFSESGSLGNSSGSDVTSLSSQLPDTPNSMVPSPVET, encoded by the exons ATGGTGGATATTATTTTCAGCTCTTCTTTCTTGGGTGATATGGGGGATCATTCCAAAA AGAAGCCAGGATTCGCGATGTGTGTAGGATGTGGAAGTCAAATCCATGACCAGTACATACTGAGAGTCTCTCCCGACCTGGAGTGGCACGCAGCCTGCCTGAAGTGCGCAGAGTGCAGCCAGTACCTGGATGAGACCTGCACTTGTTTCGTCCGGGACGGAAAAACCTATTGTAAAAGAGATTATGTAAG GCTGTTTGGAATAAAATGCGCAAAATGCAACCTGGGATTCAGCAGCAGCGACCTGGTGATGAGAGCCCGGGATAACGTGTACCACATCGAGTGTTTTCGGTGCTCGGtgtgcagcaggcagctgctgcCCGGAGACGAGTTCTCTTTGCGGGAAGAAGAGCTGCTCTGCCGGGCGGACCACAgtctgctgctggagaggagCTCCGCAGGAAGTCCCATCAGCCCCGGTCACATCCACTCCAACAGACCGCTGCACCTGGCAG CAGACCCGGTCACGGTGCGGCAGGCCCCGCATCGGAACCACGTCCACAAGCAGTCGGAGAAGACGACGCGGGTCAGGACGGTGCTGAACGAGAAGCAGCTCCACACGTTGCGGACCTGCTACAACGCCAACCCGAGGCCGGACGCGCTGATGAAGGAGCAGCTGGTGGAAATGACCGGCCTCAGCCCCAGGGTGATCCGGGTCTGGTTCCAGAACAAGCgctgcaaagacaaaaagaaatcaATCCTCATgaagcagctccagcagcagcagcacagtgataAGACTGTAAGCATCTTC aaCCTGCAGGGCCTCACAGGGACGCCTCTTGTGGCTGGAAGTCCTATCCGACATGAGAGCACCGTGCAGGGAAACCCAGTGGAGGTTCAGACCTACCAGCCTCCATGGAAGGCCCTGAGTGAGTTCGCCTTGCAGAGCGACCTGGACCAGCCAGCCTTCCAACAACTG GTGTCTTTCTCTGAATCGGGCTCTCTCGGGAACTCCTCGGGCAGCGACGTGACTTCATTGTCCTCTCAGTTACCGGACACCCCCAACAGTATGGTACCCAGCCCGGTGGAGACGTGA
- the isl2b gene encoding insulin gene enhancer protein isl-2b isoform X2: protein MVDIIFSSSFLGDMGDHSKKKPGFAMCVGCGSQIHDQYILRVSPDLEWHAACLKCAECSQYLDETCTCFVRDGKTYCKRDYVRLFGIKCAKCNLGFSSSDLVMRARDNVYHIECFRCSVCSRQLLPGDEFSLREEELLCRADHSLLLERSSAGSPISPGHIHSNRPLHLADPVTVRQAPHRNHVHKQSEKTTRVRTVLNEKQLHTLRTCYNANPRPDALMKEQLVEMTGLSPRVIRVWFQNKRCKDKKKSILMKQLQQQQHSDKTVSIFNLQGLTGTPLVAGSPIRHESTVQGNPVEVQTYQPPWKALSEFALQSDLDQPAFQQLVSFSESGSLGNSSGSDVTSLSSQLPDTPNSMVPSPVET from the exons ATGGTGGATATTATTTTCAGCTCTTCTTTCTTGGGTGATATGGGGGATCATTCCAAAA AGAAGCCAGGATTCGCGATGTGTGTAGGATGTGGAAGTCAAATCCATGACCAGTACATACTGAGAGTCTCTCCCGACCTGGAGTGGCACGCAGCCTGCCTGAAGTGCGCAGAGTGCAGCCAGTACCTGGATGAGACCTGCACTTGTTTCGTCCGGGACGGAAAAACCTATTGTAAAAGAGATTATGTAAG GCTGTTTGGAATAAAATGCGCAAAATGCAACCTGGGATTCAGCAGCAGCGACCTGGTGATGAGAGCCCGGGATAACGTGTACCACATCGAGTGTTTTCGGTGCTCGGtgtgcagcaggcagctgctgcCCGGAGACGAGTTCTCTTTGCGGGAAGAAGAGCTGCTCTGCCGGGCGGACCACAgtctgctgctggagaggagCTCCGCAGGAAGTCCCATCAGCCCCGGTCACATCCACTCCAACAGACCGCTGCACCTGGCAG ACCCGGTCACGGTGCGGCAGGCCCCGCATCGGAACCACGTCCACAAGCAGTCGGAGAAGACGACGCGGGTCAGGACGGTGCTGAACGAGAAGCAGCTCCACACGTTGCGGACCTGCTACAACGCCAACCCGAGGCCGGACGCGCTGATGAAGGAGCAGCTGGTGGAAATGACCGGCCTCAGCCCCAGGGTGATCCGGGTCTGGTTCCAGAACAAGCgctgcaaagacaaaaagaaatcaATCCTCATgaagcagctccagcagcagcagcacagtgataAGACTGTAAGCATCTTC aaCCTGCAGGGCCTCACAGGGACGCCTCTTGTGGCTGGAAGTCCTATCCGACATGAGAGCACCGTGCAGGGAAACCCAGTGGAGGTTCAGACCTACCAGCCTCCATGGAAGGCCCTGAGTGAGTTCGCCTTGCAGAGCGACCTGGACCAGCCAGCCTTCCAACAACTG GTGTCTTTCTCTGAATCGGGCTCTCTCGGGAACTCCTCGGGCAGCGACGTGACTTCATTGTCCTCTCAGTTACCGGACACCCCCAACAGTATGGTACCCAGCCCGGTGGAGACGTGA
- the isl2b gene encoding insulin gene enhancer protein isl-2b isoform X5: MRPALVSSGTEKPIVKEIMLFGIKCAKCNLGFSSSDLVMRARDNVYHIECFRCSVCSRQLLPGDEFSLREEELLCRADHSLLLERSSAGSPISPGHIHSNRPLHLAADPVTVRQAPHRNHVHKQSEKTTRVRTVLNEKQLHTLRTCYNANPRPDALMKEQLVEMTGLSPRVIRVWFQNKRCKDKKKSILMKQLQQQQHSDKTVSIFNLQGLTGTPLVAGSPIRHESTVQGNPVEVQTYQPPWKALSEFALQSDLDQPAFQQLVSFSESGSLGNSSGSDVTSLSSQLPDTPNSMVPSPVET, translated from the exons ATGAGACCTGCACTTGTTTCGTCCGGGACGGAAAAACCTATTGTAAAAGAGATTAT GCTGTTTGGAATAAAATGCGCAAAATGCAACCTGGGATTCAGCAGCAGCGACCTGGTGATGAGAGCCCGGGATAACGTGTACCACATCGAGTGTTTTCGGTGCTCGGtgtgcagcaggcagctgctgcCCGGAGACGAGTTCTCTTTGCGGGAAGAAGAGCTGCTCTGCCGGGCGGACCACAgtctgctgctggagaggagCTCCGCAGGAAGTCCCATCAGCCCCGGTCACATCCACTCCAACAGACCGCTGCACCTGGCAG CAGACCCGGTCACGGTGCGGCAGGCCCCGCATCGGAACCACGTCCACAAGCAGTCGGAGAAGACGACGCGGGTCAGGACGGTGCTGAACGAGAAGCAGCTCCACACGTTGCGGACCTGCTACAACGCCAACCCGAGGCCGGACGCGCTGATGAAGGAGCAGCTGGTGGAAATGACCGGCCTCAGCCCCAGGGTGATCCGGGTCTGGTTCCAGAACAAGCgctgcaaagacaaaaagaaatcaATCCTCATgaagcagctccagcagcagcagcacagtgataAGACTGTAAGCATCTTC aaCCTGCAGGGCCTCACAGGGACGCCTCTTGTGGCTGGAAGTCCTATCCGACATGAGAGCACCGTGCAGGGAAACCCAGTGGAGGTTCAGACCTACCAGCCTCCATGGAAGGCCCTGAGTGAGTTCGCCTTGCAGAGCGACCTGGACCAGCCAGCCTTCCAACAACTG GTGTCTTTCTCTGAATCGGGCTCTCTCGGGAACTCCTCGGGCAGCGACGTGACTTCATTGTCCTCTCAGTTACCGGACACCCCCAACAGTATGGTACCCAGCCCGGTGGAGACGTGA